One part of the Girardinichthys multiradiatus isolate DD_20200921_A chromosome 10, DD_fGirMul_XY1, whole genome shotgun sequence genome encodes these proteins:
- the neurl2 gene encoding neuralized-like protein 2 → MEAVSNQFLEFHTNHGSNISLNHSGTQATRIESFANGVCFSKYPLKPGEIFLIEIEDKELGWCGHLRIGLTARDPKSLEVIPEYSIPDLMALGDSWVFAITRNHNKVIEEAEVPEAGEGGLGVGQRLGRREEEDAVQEDEDNNKKPKTFFTDTHLYIDTVRIPRDKLVGRSRPGRFSHILDDLYKTNTLPPTARRSRIGVLYVPKSRDTADMHIVINGEDMGASAKGIPSTRPLYAVVDVFAATKCVRIVQVEYGFSSLQTLCRKTIQKHIVHRMAIDWLQLPEALKHYCKYE, encoded by the exons atggaggCAGTTTCTAACCAGTTCCTGGAGTTTCACACCAACCACGGCTCCAATATCAGTCTGAACCACTCAGGAACTCAGGCCACCCGCATAGAAAGCTTTGCCAATGGTGTTTGCTTCAGCAAATACCCTCTGAAACCAGGAGAGATCTTTCTCATTGAGATTGAAGACAAGGAGCTAGGTTGGTGTGGACACCTCCGGATCGGCCTGACGGCCAGGGACCCAAAGAGCTTAGAGGTGATCCCTGAATACTCCATCCCAGATCTGATGGCACTGGGGGACAGCTGGGTGTTTGCCATCACTCGCAACCATAACAAGGTAATAGAGGAGGCAGAGGTTCCAGAAGCTGGAGAAGGAGGACTTGGTGTTGGACAGAGACTTGGGCGCAGAGAGGAAGAAGATGCAGTTCAGGAAGATgaagacaacaacaaaaagcCAAAGACTTTCTTCACCGACACACACTTGTACATCGACACGGTCCGAATCCCCAGAGACAAACTTGTTGGTCGGAGCCGTCCTGGACGCTTTAGCCACATCTTGGATGATCTGTACAAGACAAACACCCTGCCTCCCACAGCCAGACGCAGCAGAATCGGAGTTCTTTACGTGCCTAAAAGCAGAGACACGGCTGATATGCACATTGTGATCAATGGAGAGGACATGGGAGCTTCTGCAAAGGGAATACCTTCTACCAGGCCTCTGTACGCGGTAGTGGACGTCTTTGCTGCCACAAAGTGTGTTCGGATTGTCCAGGTGGAGTATGGCT TCTCCTCCTTGCAGACGCTGTGCAGGAAAACCATTCAAAAGCACATTGTCCACAGGATGGCTATCGACTGGCTCCAGCTGCCTGAGGCTCTAAAGCACTACTGCAAGTATGAATGA
- the tex2l gene encoding testis-expressed protein 2, which yields MADGGENEEGGGKDDAKGGSRLFHDPHGLFPMGTTSGSTKRNLSRGIVIHLTGTEGEWDSLDGNELIFSLDHGEDFLSRSLPKERVLPAEDESGLMSQNFHVPLSPSSPDSLGNCSAAGPSFLSPGPSSPSQRPLASLVKSLSTELEPKEGSTLRPKPFLSLVKSISTELSRSEPEVSQSKSDSRLNLHLWKQLTQTKTRTCGDSRTAPPSPSSLSPSAEGLKGGFFKVELEDTKRKLSEAMHEPLSNMFSKIMGEESGGTVAHQSSCRSLGRDGSVDTVLSESPVRTARKADGEVLPVFEWPSIRQLTGAQRRLCPVHHQRQHHKEEELEICTDGDMMQVFGVKTLRQSSASQAPLTKTSMFSPLPQPPRQLPCMSLFCVAVLSYGYFILPLSPYISGLALGLSLGFLLGLFLIRIGSSGSDCLAPAHRPAQTLFGETGFTGGFISTEPETLKSWMNEIHDYDPETCHPALTHSVFATLDGSCLRLDYPRTNISRRATNDERLHETIFIKSCCFHLAKSKVFLLPSVLARKRVWNPKYPICIQLARAGTSPEDEEAGSVKDLVSEPAAEQAPSIRQIPPGHPKNAPVLLYLFGRTGREKEEWFRHLLLASMETEVEKERDGQRPGRSLTRPGGPAQSVHVPRSRGLSTVGSSDEDALSTPPASCIPAAPSSTTRGLDYHSYMSQILAADEMTPLSSPGDSSAETSPTIKANCTCDPLKSPETSQTAWANALIGRIFWDFLREKHWADAVSHKIQKKLSKIRLPYFMNELTLTELDMGCSMPQIMAISRPEVNHRGLWVELQLVYMGNLQMTLQTKFNLSKLGKEGAQDTAHCFTETGSLSCRPIFSVLADSDEESSSAASSDEEELLLSEPHCPAWEKGSTTASEGTGGGKTGRKILRFVDKIAKSKCFQRAAENEFIKKKFEEMSNTPLLLSVEVRELSGTLVVNIPAPPTDRIWYSFCVPPKLDLHVCPKLGEREVTFCHVTEWIEKKLQDEFQKVFVLPNMDDIYLPLMHSGLDNLWACKSRSSSSESIEKIRPETGGEPSNSNA from the exons ATGGCAGACGGTGGAGAAAATGAGGAAGGAGGAGGCAAGGACGACGCAAAAGGGGGAAGCAGATTATTCCATGACCCTCATGGCCTCTTCCCAATGGGCACCACTTCTGGCAGCACAAAGAGAAATCTGTCCAGGGGGATTGTGATCCATCTAACCGGTACTGAAGGGGAGTGGGACAGCCTCGACGGCAATGAGCTCATTTTCTCCTTGGACCACGGTGAGGACTTCCTCTCTAGATCTCTTCCTAAGGAAAGAGTGCTTCCTGCTGAAGATGAGAGCGGCTTGATGTCCCAGAACTTTCATGTTCCTCTTTCTCCCTCATCCCCTGATTCACTGGGGAACTGCTCTGCAGCAGGCCCCAGCTTCCTCTCCCCCGGGCCCTCCTCACCCAGCCAGCGGCCCCTGGCTAGCCTTGTCAAGTCTCTCTCGACTGAACTTGAGCCAAAAGAAGGTTCTACCCTTAGACCCAAGCCATTCCTCAGCCTCGTGAAGTCTATCTCTACAGAGCTATCCCGCTCAGAACCAGAGGTATCACAATCTAAATCGGACTCTCGTCTCAACCTCCACCTGTGGAAGCAGTTGACTCAAACAAAAACCCGGACCTGTGGGGACTCTCGCACTGCCCCACCGTCTCCTAGCTCGCTCTCTCCTAGTGCAGAAGGCTTAAAGGGGGGCTTCTTCAAAGTGGAGCTGGAAGACACCAAGAGGAAGCTCTCTGAGGCCATGCATGAACCTCTAAGCAATATGTTCAGTAagatcatgggagaagaaagtgGGGGCACGGTGGCTCATCAGAGCAGCTGTAGGAGTTTGGGGAGGGATGGCAGCGTAGACACGGTCCTTTCAGAATCTCCTGTGAGGACTGCAAGAAAAGCAGATGGTGAAGTTCTACCTGTGTTTGAATGGCCTTCAATTCGACAACTTACAGGAGCTCAGCGCAGGTTGTGTCCTGTGCATCACCAGAGACAGCATCACAAAGAAGAGGAGCTGGAAATATGCACAGATGGTGATATGATGCAAGTGTTTGGTGTTAAAACTCTCAGGCAGTCATCAGCTTCTCAAGCTCCTCTAACAAAGACCTCTATGttctctcctcttcctcaacCGCCACGTCAACTGCCATGTATGAGTTTATTCTGTGTGGCGGTACTGTCCTATGGCTATTTCATCCTTCCTCTTAGTCCATACATCTCTGGCCTTGCTTTGGGACTGTCTCTGGGCTTTTTGCTTGGGCTGTTCCTCATTCGGATCGGTTCCTCAGGCTCTGATTGCTTGGCGCCTGCTCACAGACCAGCTCAGACATTGTTTGGTGAAACCGGTTTCACAGGTGGCTTCATCAGCACCGAGCCTGAAACCCTTAAG AGCTGGATGAATGAGATCCATGATTATGACCCAGAAACCTGCCATCCAGCTTTGACTCACTCCGTCTTTGCCACCCTGGATGGCTCCTGTCTCCGTCTGGACTACCCACGCACCAACATCAGCCGCCGGGCCACGAATGATGAGAGACTGCATGAAACCATCTTTATAAAGTCATGCTGCTTTCATCTTGCAAAGAGCAAA GTCTTTCTCCTGCCGTCTGTGTTGGCTCGGAAGAGAGTTTGGAACCCCAAGTATCCCATCTGCATCCAGCTTGCCAGAGCAGGAACATCTCCAGAGGATGAAGAAGCAGGGTCAGTGAAGGACCTGGTATCTGAGCCAGCTGCTGAACAAGCACCATCCATAAGACAAATACCCCCCGGACATCCCAAAAACGCTCCTGTCTTACTTTACCTCTTCGGACGCACGGGACGAGAGAAAGAGGAGTGGTTCCGTCATCTCCTGCTTGCTTCCATGGAGACCGAGGTGGAGAAAGAGAGGGACGGACAGAGACCTGGCAGATCTTTGACCCGACCAG GCGGTCCAGCACAGAGTGTTCATGTCCCAAGGAGCAGAGGCCTCAGCACAGTGGGTAGCAGTGATGAGGATGCCCTGTCCACACCTCCAGCCTCTTGCATCCCTGCAGCTCCCTCCAGCACCACCAGGGGACTGGACTACCATAGCTACATGTCTCAAATACTGGCTGCAGATGAGATGACCCCCCTCTCCAGTCCCGGGGACAGCAGCGCAGAAACAAGCCCCACCATTAAAGCAAAC TGCACCTGTGATCCACTAAAGTCCCCTGAAACGAGTCAAACCGCCTGGGCCAACGCTCTAATTGGTCGAATCTTTTGGGACTTTCTGCGGGAGAAGCACTGGGCCGACGCCGTCTCCCACAAGATTCAGAAGAAGCTCAGCAAAATCAGA CTGCCTTACTTCATGAATGAGCTGACTCTGACAGAGCTGGATATGGGCTGCTCTATGCCGCAAATCATGGCCATCTCCAGACCAGAGGTTAACCACAGAG GCCTCTGGGTGGAGCTGCAGCTGGTCTACATGGGTAACCTGCAGATGACCCTCCAAACCAAGTTCAACTTGTCCAAGCTGGGGAAAGAGGGAGCTCAGGACACAGCACACTGCTTCACTGAAACTGGCAGTCTAAG CTGCAGGCCCATCTTCAGCGTGTTGGCAGACAGCGATGAAGAGTcctccagtgctgcttcttctgATGAAGAGGAACTGCTGCTGTCTGAGCCTCACTGTCCAGCCTGGGAGAAAGGCTCAACAACAGCATCCGAAGG GACAGGGGGAGGAAAGACCGGGAGGAAGATTTTAAGATTTGTGGACAAAATCGCTAAATCCAAGTGTTTCCAGCGGGCCGCAGAGAACGAGTTCATCAAGAAGAAGTTTGAGGAGATGTCCAACACCCCCCTGCTGCTCTCTGTGGAGGTTCGAGAACTGTCTGGCACTTTGGTTGTGAACATCCCAGCGCCCCCTACAGATAGGATATG GTACAGCTTCTGTGTGCCCCCCAAACTGGATCTGCATGTGTGTCCCAAACTGGGGGAGCGAGAGGTGACCTTCTGCCACGTAACTGAGTGGATAGAGAAGAAGCTTCAGGATGAGTTCCAG AAAGTGTTTGTGCTGCCAAACATGGACGACATTTACTTACCACTGATGCATTCTGGGTTGGACAACCTGTGGGCATGCAAGTCCCGAAGTTCCTCCTCTGAGTCCATAGAGAAGATCCGGCCGGAAACTGGTGGAGAACCATCTAACTCTAATGCCTGA